GTTTTTTCAGAAATATCGCTGGCGTCGCTGGAAGAGAGTTTCGTGCATGGGGCGCAGGTAACGGTAAGGCATGAAGGGCAAAATTATATACTGCAGGAAGTGTCCTCAGCAGTTTTATCAGAGCAGTTGCGTGAGGTGGTGAGCATGCAGTTGGGGATATCAAAGGCGCTGTTAAGCGGCAGCGGCGGGTTTCAGTTTTATGTCTACACCACCGAAGAGCTGTTTGGGGAGTTGGGAGAAAGCTACAGCTTATATATAGACCACGAGGGTCAAACCCTCTCCGCCGTCACCACCATTCCGCAGCTAAACCCCATCGACTCGCTCTGGCTTGTGCCGCACCCCGACCCGGAGCAGGACAGCCTAAAAACACTGTATTACCGCTACTCCGACCCTGACACCCTCGGCAACAGCGTCCGGTATTTCACCAAGCGCAACAGCGAGCCTTTCTTCCCCGGCCTCTTCACCTCCGTTTTCAACGACGAGTTGATAAACGGAAGCACCATCAGTTTTCCGCTGGACCGCGGGGAGCCGAAAGGCCAGCAGGAGATTGACGAGGATTTATATAGCTACTTCGGCGTGGGCGACACCATCACCGTACGCTGGGCCGCCATCGATTTACCCCACTACCGCTTCTGGTACAGCCTGGAGAACGAACAGAACAGCAACGGCAGCCCCATCGGCACCCCCAACATCACCCAATCCAACATTGAAGGAGGCCTCGGCATCTGGGGCGGCTACGGCGTGACGTACCACAAGATAATTGTTGATTGAGTGGATGAGTGATTGAGTGGATGAGTGATTGAGTGATTGAGCGAATGAGTGAATGTTATATATGGAATTCATCCCAAGGTTATCCTGTAGGATTACTGATGTAATTAATTTTCACTTTGCGCCTCGCCTCCATAATTCTCCAAAGCAAATCCGAGAAGAAGAGCTTCCTCAATGTGAGGTGTATATATTCAAATTTTCAAAATTCAGTTTTTCAAAATTTATTATTCACTCAATCACTCATTCGCTCATTCAAAATTACCTGCGCAGCAGCCGCGCCACGTACTTGCCGATGATGTCGAACTCCAGGTTCACGGTATCGCCAGGTTTTACGTGCTGCAGGTTGGTGTGCTCGTAGGTGTAGGGGATGATGGCGACGGAGAAGGAAGCCTCTTTGGAGTTCACCACCGTCAGGCTGATGCCGTTGACGCAGATGGAGCCTTTTTCGACGGTGACGTTTCCTGTGCCCGCATCGTAGCGAAAAGTGAACACCCAGCTGCCATCTATATCCTCCACCGACTCGCAAACCGCCGTCTGGTCTACGTGCCCCTGCACCACGTGCCCGTCGAAGCGTCCGTTGGCCTGCATGCAGCGCTCCAGGTTCACCACATCGCCCACTTTCAGGCTGTTCAGGTTTGTCTTTTGCAGCGTCTCATCTATGGCTGTAACCGTGTAGGCATCCCCATATATACCCACCACCGTCAGGCACACGCCGTTATGCGCCACGCTCTGGTCAATCTTCAGCTCGTTCGCAATAGCCGCGGTAATGGTGAAATGCCTGTTCGTGTTTTCCTGCCGGATGTCGGTGACGCGCCCCAGCGTCTCTATAATGCCTGTAAACATTTTCTCTTTCCTAAACTTATATATTGTGATGAGCCGCTGTAGCCGATGTCTTTGGAATAACTAAGCAGTAGGCCATCATGAAATTACACCAGCCCCTTCCCTTGTTTTGTCCGAATACTTATAGAAACATACAGGACTGAAACTGTATCAAAAATAACAGCATTTTACGGCTTATAGGCAAGGTAGATTATTTTAAAGTTAATGCTAGGATAAACGGAATATATGGGCCGGTATGCTTATTTTCGCAGACCTGCGCTCGAAAGCAGGGTAAACAGGAGTATAAACAGCAGCTATAGATGCAAACAGACTCGTACAGACACAAAGGCATGCGCCGGGCTTTGATAAAAGTGCTGCAGGAAAAAGGCATCCGCGACCCGCGCGTGCTCGCTGCCATAGAGGCTGTACCCCGGCATTTCTTTTTCGAGAAGGCTTTCCTGGAGCAGGCTTACCAGGACAAGGCTTTCCCCATCGGAGAAGGGCAAACCATCTCGCAGCCCTATACCGTCGCCTTCCAGACGGAGCTGATGCAGCTGAAGCCCACCGACAAAGTGCTTGAAATTGGTACCGGTTCCGGTTACCAGTGTGCAGTGCTGCTGCAACTCACGCCGCACGTCTATACCATTGAGTACAACCGGGCGCTTTATGAGAAAGCCGTCATGTTTTTCAAGAAATATGGGCTGAAGCCGCACACCTTCCATGGCGACGGCTCAGAAGGCCTTCCTGCCCATGCCCCATATGACAAGATTATTGTCACGGCTGGTGCGCCGGGCGTGCCCCGCAGCCTGGTGCGCCAGCTGAAAGTGGACGGTTCGCTGATAATACCGGTAGGGGATGCCAAGAGCCAGAAGATGATGCGGATTACCCGTGTGGAGGAAGACGAGTTTACCAGGGAGGAATTCCACAGTTTCAAGTTTGTGCCGCTGCTGGGCTCGTCCGGCTGGGATGCTGCCCAGTAAGCCTGCTATATATAGCAGGCTCCTCCACACAAGTATTTTTTCTCCTTAGCGGAATGCCGCGTATCTTTGCGGCAGCAAACAAGGCACCCTTACATGCGCAAATCAAAAAAAGTACAAGACTCCTACGTCATCATGACGGAGCTGGTGTTGCCCAACGATACCAACACCCTGCACAACCTGATGGGTGGCCGCATGATGCACTGGATGGACATCGTATCAGCCATCTCCGCTCAAAAGCACTCGAACCGCATCGTGGTGACAGCCTCCGTCGACAACGTTTCTTTCACCGAAGGCATTAAATTAGGTAACGTGGTCACGCTGGAGGCAAAAGTGACGCGCGCTTTCAATTCCTCCATGGAAGTACACATTGTGGTATATGCCGAGGACATTCCGAGCGGTAAGCGCGTGATGTCGAACCAGGCCTTTTTCACGTTTGTGGCGGTAGACCAGCTGGGTAACCCGATTGATGTGCCGGAGGCGGTGCCGGAGACGGAGGACGAGGTAAAACTTTATGACGGTGCCCTGCGCCGACGGCAGCTGCGCCTCGTGCTGGCCGGACGCATGAAACCCAGCGAGGCGAAGGAACTGAAATCCATTTTTGAGATAAAGGAAGACGCACAAGGATAAGCTAGGATATGGCAGGACTGCAGGCAGACGATATAAACGAGGCGTTCCTGAAGAACCTCTTCACGGAGACCCTCTATATGGTGGGTGGGGAAAATCCTGCGCCTGCCAAACCGGAAGCGCCTGTGCCACCAGTTCCTGCTAAAGCAGTTTCTAAAGTAGCAGAAGAGAAACCAGAACCGGCAGTAAAAAACCTGATTTTGGACCATAAACCTGTGGATACTCCGGTTATACCGCATGTTCCTCTCCCGTCGGCTCCGGCTAAATATAAAGTGGCCGGCACAAACGACAAGGGCGTGGTGGTGCTGGTGACGCTGCCTGATGATGCATTTGAAAAGCTGCCTCAGCTCACTTTCCTGCAGAAAATATTATACGCCATTGGGCTTAAACCGACAGATGTGGCCTATGTCAACAACCTGTCGGGAGCGACCGCCAAATTCGAAGACTTGCAACAGGAGCTTCAGGTGAGCTACATCATCAGCTTCGCCAGCCGCCTCGACACCGTGTTGCCGCACGATAAATTCACTTTATACCATCCCGTACTGGTGGGCGATGTGCCTGTCGTGTTTTCGCAGGCACTAGCGATGCTGGAGCACAATACTGAGCACAAGCAACTGCTGTGGAATGCCCTCAAGAAGGTCTTTCTTTAAGCTCTGATATAAGAGTTTTTGACGAAGGACATAAGATAAAATGTTTCTGGTTGACAATTTATCATACAGCCAGCACATCCCTGTAAGAAATCATATATAACAAAGCAGCGGCCTTCCTATATACAGGAAGGCCGCTGCTCGTTTACATATACGTCCTATATAACATCTTATATATGGCCGCTTAAAAATTTACTGTAACAGGGACGCCAGCTTTTGCTCCAGCTCCGCTCCTCTCAGGCCTTTGGCAATAATCTTTCCCTCCGGGTCGACGAGCACTGTCTGCGGTATGGCTGTGATGTTATATAGCTGCGCCGCCTGACTTTCCCAGCCTTTCAGGTCAGAAACATGGGGCCAGGTAAGTTTGTCTTTCTCTATCGCCTGCAGCCACTTGTCGCGCGACTGGTCCAGCGACACGCCGAAAATCTCGAAGCCCGCGCCTTTGTCTTTGTAGGCGTTGTACATCCGCACCACGTTCGGGTTCTCTTTGCGGCACGGCCCGCACCAGCTTGCCCAGAAGTCGATCAGCACGTACTTGCCCCGCAGCTCAGAAAGCGACTTGCTGCCGCCTTCCGGCGTAGGCAGGGATATGTCCGGTGCCAACTGACCAACGGCCGTGCTTTTAAATGGCTCCAGCCGCTCGTTCAGTAAAGCTGTGTACTTTGAATTCGGCAGGTTCTGGTTGAACAGCGTCGCCATGCTGTCGGCAAAGGCAAAATCGTTGGTGGGGTCAATGAGGCTGGCGGTGCCAAAGGCAGCCACTACGGAGTTGGGATGCTGAGCAATAAAGTCTTTCACCTGCCGCTGCATCACCACGTAGTCCTGGCGCACCGCCTCGGCCTCTTCCGTATTTCCTTCCTGCATCGCCTTGTTGAAACGCTGCTCCAGTTCCGCCTGCTTCTGGCGCGTATCGTTCACGATCCGGTTCAGCTCCAGGAAAAGTTTGGTGTCTTCAGAGCCTTCCACCTTCGCGGTGCCGTTCATGTCCTTTGCATCCGCCTCCAGCTGGATTTCACCTTCGTCCAGCACCAGCATCAGGCCGTTCTGCTGATCAAGGCCGATGCGGTAAAAAGTCGGCTCCTCCACATTCCCCTCAAACTGGAAGGTGCCGTCCTGCGAGATCTGCGCCGTATCACGGGCCACAAACTGTACCTCGCCCAACTCATACAGGTATATGGGGCCGGCTGTGGCATTGTTCAGCTTGCCTTTGATGGTATAATTATCGCCGCCGTTGGAGGCAGTCTTGTTTCCCTGGCAGCTGGCCAGCACGGCAACAGCCGATGCAACGGCTGCTAAGTTTCTCCATTTCATAGGATATGGTTTAAGCGTTCAGGCTCTCCCGTAGCAATTTGTTTGCCACTTTGGGGTCGGCCTTTCCTTTTGTCTTTTTCATGATCTCGCCCATGAACATGCCGATCAGCGACTGCTTTCCTGCCTTGTACTCTTCCACCTTGGCAGGATTTCCGGCCAGCACGTCATTTATGATCTGGCTCAATTCATCAGCATTGGATTCCTGCAGCAGGTTCTGCCCTTCTGCCACCTGCAGCGCCGTTTTCTCCGGGTGCTCCAGCATATAGGGGAAAACCATTTTGGCAGCCACGGAATGACTTACCTTGTTTTCATCTACTAAAGCGATAATTTGTGCGATTTGTTCCGGGGCCAGCGGAAAGTCACGGATGTGCAACTGCAGCTCGTTCAGATAGGACTTCACCGGGCCCATCATCCAGTTCGAGGCAGCCTTATAGTTAGATGTCTCCTTACAAAGCTCTTCGAAATACAGCGCAATTTCTTTGGCATCCGTCAGCACGGCAGCATCGTATTCCGGCAGGCCATATTCTCCCACAAAGCGGTCATATAGCTCCTGCGGAAGACTCGGCATGCCCGCCCGGATGCCCTCCAGCCAATCCTGCTCGATAATGAGCGGCGGAAGGTCCGGCTCCGGGAAGTAGCGGTAGTCGTTCAGGGTTTCCTTGGATCGCTGCGGAGTGGTGTTGCCGGTGTTGGCGTCATAGCCGCGGGTTTCGCCCTCTACCTTTTCGCCGCTCTCCAAGATGGCAATCTGTCGCTCAATCTCGTGCTCGATGGCGCGCTGCACGTTGCGGAAGGAGTTCATGTTCTTCACCTCCACCTTGGTGCCATATATGGAAGCGCCTTTTAGCATCACCGACACGTTGGCATCACAGCGCAAAGAGCCTTCCTCCATGTTGCCGTCACAGATCTCAAGGTACTTCACCAGCTTTTTGATCTCCGTCAGGTAGTTATATGCCTCCACCGAGTCGCGTATATCCGGCTCCGACACGATCTCGATCAACGGCACCCCGGCCCGGTTCAGGTCTACCAGCGTCTCCACCTCGCCCGGCAGGTGCATTGATTTTCCGGCATCCTCCTCCATATGGATGCGCGTGATGCCGATGCGCTTGTCCTTGTTCTCGGCGTCTTTTACGATGAGATGTCCGTGCGTGCATACCGGCGTCTTGTCCTGCGTGATCTGGTAGCCCTTCGGGAGGTCCGGGTAAAAGTAATTTTTGCGCGCATACACGTTGTAGCGTGTGATGTCGCAGTTGGTGGCCAGGCCCATTTTCACGGCCATCTCCACCACTTTCTTGTTCACGCGCGGCAAGGTGCCCGGGTGCCCAAGCGTGATGACGCTGACGTTGGTATTCGGCAGCATCCCGTACTCGGTGGAGTCGGAAGAGTAGGCCTTGCTCTCCGTCAGGAGCTGCGCGTGTACTTCCAGACCTATCACTGCCTGGTATTTATCTTTTATCTCTTTATCCATCTGCTTCTTACAGCTTATGCGTTCAGTGATTTCTTTAACAATTCAAGCGCCTTGCCGGGTACTGCGGGCAAACCGGCAGTATCCTTGCCTCCAGCCGTGGCATAAAAGGGCTGTCCGCCCCCGCCGCCCTTGATCTCTTTGGCGAGTTCGCGCACCAGCTGTGTAGCGTTCAGGTTCTTGTCCGCCACCACATTGTCTGAGAGCATCACGGCAATCTGTGGCTTGCCATCTATTTCTGCGGCCAGCACCAGCACCAGGTTGTCCACCACCTGCCGTATGTCGAAAGCCAGCTTCTTCAGGTAATCGGCGTTGCTCACTTCCACCTGCTCTGCCACAAAGTTCACTCCGTCCAGCGCCTGGGCCTGCTGCACCAGGTTGTCTTTCAGACTTCCCAATTGTTTCAGCTCGTATTGCTCCAATTGCTTCTGCAGTGCCTTATAATCTTCCTGCAGCTTCTGTACCGCCCCTGACAGGTTGCTTTGGGTGCCCACCACCTCACGCACCGCCTGAAGTTCGTTCAACTGCTGCTGCACGTAGTCCTCTGCCACGGCTGCCGTCACCGCCTCAATGCGGCGCACGCCCGCCGCCACAGAGCTCTCCGACACGATTTTGAAGTAGCCGATCTGTCCGGTGTTGTACACGTGCGTGCCGCCGCAAAGCTCCACTGAGTGTTCCCGATCGAAAGCGATAACACGCACGAACTCGCCGTATTTCTCCCCGAACAAAGCCGTGGCTCCCATGCCTTTGGCATCAGCGATAGGCGTATTGCGGAGTTCTTCCAGCGGGATGCTCTGGCGGATGCGCTCGTTCACGAGATGCTCTACCTCGCGCAGTTGGGCATCCTCTACTTTAGCGAAATGCGAAAAGTCGAAACGCAGGAGCTTTTCATTTACCAGAGAGCCGCGTTGCTGCACGTGGTCGCCCAATACTTTTCTTAAAGCAGCATGTAATAAGTGCGTGGCGGAGTGGTTTTTGCGGATATAGTTGCGCCGATCCACATCTATGTTGCTCCTGAAAGCCGCCTCTATATTTTGCGGCAACTTGCTGGTGATGTGCAGGGTCAGGTCGTTTTCCTTTTTCGTGTCCAGCACCTCCACCTGCTCCGTGTCGGAGATAAGGTAGCCGGTATCCCCTACCTGCCCGCCGCTCTCGGCATAGAAAGGCGTCTGGTCCAGCACCAAATGATACTCGCTCTTGTTCTTGGTTTTCACCTGGCGGTAGCGCACGATGTGCGAATCCGCCACCTCGCAGTCGTATCCGACAAATTCATTCACCACATCCGGCTGCAGGATCACCCAGTCGCTTTGCTCAGTGGCCGAAGCGTTGCGCGAGCGGTTTTTCTGCTGCTCCATCTCCTCCGTAAAGCCTGCCTCGTCAACTTTCAAGCCTTTCTCCCGGGCAATCAGAGCCGTCAGGTCCAGCGGGAAGCCGAAAGTGTCATATAGTTCGAAAGCGGTTTTGCCGTCGATGGTGTTGTTGTTCTCTCTGAATTTCTCTTCCAGCGCATCCAGCCGCTTCAGGCCATTATCTAGGGTGCGCAGAAAAGCGTTCTCCTCTTCCTCTATCACACGCTGCACAAAACCCAGCTGCTGCTTCAGTTCCGGGAACACATGCGCCATCTGGTCGGCCAGCACTTCGGCCAGCTTATATAGGAAGGGCTTTTTGAAGTCGAGGAAGGTGAAGCCATACCGCACCGCGCGGCGCAGGATACGGCGAATCACATAGCCCGCTTTGTTATTCGAGGGCAACTGTCCGTCCGTAATAGCGAAGGCGATGGCGCGAATATGGTCGGCCATCACCCGGATGGCAATGTCCGTTTTATCGTTCGCGCCATATATAACCCCAGCTTCTTTGGCGATATATTGAATCAGCGGCTGGAAAACATCAGTGTCATAGTTGGAGCGCTTGCCCTGGATGGCCATGCACAAACGCTCGAAGCCCATGCCCGTATCCACGTGCTGCGCAGGCAGTTTCACCAGCGAGCCGTCAGCCAGGCGGTTGAACTCCATGAACACGTTGTTCCATATCTCCACCACCTGCGGATGGTCGTTGTTCACCAGATCTTTGCCCGGCACCTGCGCGATTTCTTCTTCTGAGCGCAGGTCAATGTGAATCTCGGAGCAGGGGCCGCAGGGACCGGTGTCGCCCATTTCCCAGAAGTTGTCTTTCTTTGAGCCATACAGGATGCGGTCTTCGGAGATCATGCTTTTCCATATCTCAAACGCCTCTTGGTCTTTCCCGAGGTTATCCTTCTCATCGCCCTTGAACACAGACACATATAACCTGTCTTTCGGCAGCTTGTATACCTCCGTCAGCAGTTCCCAGGCCCACTGCAGCGCTTCCTTCTTAAAGTAATCCCCGAACGACCAGTTGCCCAGCATCTCGAACATGGTGTGGTGGTAGGTGTCGTAGCCTACTTCCTCCAGGTCGTTGTGCTTGCCGCTCACGCGCAGGCATTTCTGCGTGTCCGCGATGCGTTTATAGGGGGCTGGTTTGTTGCCCAGGAAATAGTCTTTGAAGGGAGCCATGCCCGAGTTGATAAACATCAAGGTCGGGTCGTCTTTTACCACGAGCGGCGCGGAAGGCACGATCTGGTGTTGCTTGGAAGCGAAGAAGTCGAAAAACTTCTGCCTGATTTCAGCTGAATTCATGTATGAGTATTAAGCCTTTAGATATTGAGCGCTATACTTGTTGTTTAATAACAAAAAATATCGAATTTTTGTCTGACAGTACGCCACAAAACTGGCACCGCCTGAAAGCCTCAATAGAGGCAAAAGTAGCACATTTTAGGCGTAATCAGTAGTGCCTGTCTTAAAATTAGTGAAGGTGCGGCTTTATATATAGCAAAAGGAATATGCCTTACAAGGAAAGAGAAATCGAGAAACAATACTATACCATCGGCGAGGTGGCAGCCCAGTTTGACGTGGCTCCGTCGCTCATCCGCTTCTGGGAAACCGAGTTTGAGCAGCTCAAGCCGAAGAAAAACAAAAAAGGCAACCGCCAGTACACGCCCAAAGA
This window of the Pontibacter russatus genome carries:
- a CDS encoding TlpA disulfide reductase family protein; this translates as MKWRNLAAVASAVAVLASCQGNKTASNGGDNYTIKGKLNNATAGPIYLYELGEVQFVARDTAQISQDGTFQFEGNVEEPTFYRIGLDQQNGLMLVLDEGEIQLEADAKDMNGTAKVEGSEDTKLFLELNRIVNDTRQKQAELEQRFNKAMQEGNTEEAEAVRQDYVVMQRQVKDFIAQHPNSVVAAFGTASLIDPTNDFAFADSMATLFNQNLPNSKYTALLNERLEPFKSTAVGQLAPDISLPTPEGGSKSLSELRGKYVLIDFWASWCGPCRKENPNVVRMYNAYKDKGAGFEIFGVSLDQSRDKWLQAIEKDKLTWPHVSDLKGWESQAAQLYNITAIPQTVLVDPEGKIIAKGLRGAELEQKLASLLQ
- the gatB gene encoding Asp-tRNA(Asn)/Glu-tRNA(Gln) amidotransferase subunit GatB — its product is MDKEIKDKYQAVIGLEVHAQLLTESKAYSSDSTEYGMLPNTNVSVITLGHPGTLPRVNKKVVEMAVKMGLATNCDITRYNVYARKNYFYPDLPKGYQITQDKTPVCTHGHLIVKDAENKDKRIGITRIHMEEDAGKSMHLPGEVETLVDLNRAGVPLIEIVSEPDIRDSVEAYNYLTEIKKLVKYLEICDGNMEEGSLRCDANVSVMLKGASIYGTKVEVKNMNSFRNVQRAIEHEIERQIAILESGEKVEGETRGYDANTGNTTPQRSKETLNDYRYFPEPDLPPLIIEQDWLEGIRAGMPSLPQELYDRFVGEYGLPEYDAAVLTDAKEIALYFEELCKETSNYKAASNWMMGPVKSYLNELQLHIRDFPLAPEQIAQIIALVDENKVSHSVAAKMVFPYMLEHPEKTALQVAEGQNLLQESNADELSQIINDVLAGNPAKVEEYKAGKQSLIGMFMGEIMKKTKGKADPKVANKLLRESLNA
- a CDS encoding riboflavin synthase, giving the protein MFTGIIETLGRVTDIRQENTNRHFTITAAIANELKIDQSVAHNGVCLTVVGIYGDAYTVTAIDETLQKTNLNSLKVGDVVNLERCMQANGRFDGHVVQGHVDQTAVCESVEDIDGSWVFTFRYDAGTGNVTVEKGSICVNGISLTVVNSKEASFSVAIIPYTYEHTNLQHVKPGDTVNLEFDIIGKYVARLLRR
- a CDS encoding acyl-CoA thioesterase, which gives rise to MRKSKKVQDSYVIMTELVLPNDTNTLHNLMGGRMMHWMDIVSAISAQKHSNRIVVTASVDNVSFTEGIKLGNVVTLEAKVTRAFNSSMEVHIVVYAEDIPSGKRVMSNQAFFTFVAVDQLGNPIDVPEAVPETEDEVKLYDGALRRRQLRLVLAGRMKPSEAKELKSIFEIKEDAQG
- a CDS encoding protein-L-isoaspartate(D-aspartate) O-methyltransferase: MQTDSYRHKGMRRALIKVLQEKGIRDPRVLAAIEAVPRHFFFEKAFLEQAYQDKAFPIGEGQTISQPYTVAFQTELMQLKPTDKVLEIGTGSGYQCAVLLQLTPHVYTIEYNRALYEKAVMFFKKYGLKPHTFHGDGSEGLPAHAPYDKIIVTAGAPGVPRSLVRQLKVDGSLIIPVGDAKSQKMMRITRVEEDEFTREEFHSFKFVPLLGSSGWDAAQ
- a CDS encoding DUF4249 family protein, producing the protein MRKTHFIYILLLLLPLYGCEQDLTIDLPEGDEKLVVEGHIEQGAPPIVVLTRTVPVFSEISLASLEESFVHGAQVTVRHEGQNYILQEVSSAVLSEQLREVVSMQLGISKALLSGSGGFQFYVYTTEELFGELGESYSLYIDHEGQTLSAVTTIPQLNPIDSLWLVPHPDPEQDSLKTLYYRYSDPDTLGNSVRYFTKRNSEPFFPGLFTSVFNDELINGSTISFPLDRGEPKGQQEIDEDLYSYFGVGDTITVRWAAIDLPHYRFWYSLENEQNSNGSPIGTPNITQSNIEGGLGIWGGYGVTYHKIIVD
- the alaS gene encoding alanine--tRNA ligase is translated as MNSAEIRQKFFDFFASKQHQIVPSAPLVVKDDPTLMFINSGMAPFKDYFLGNKPAPYKRIADTQKCLRVSGKHNDLEEVGYDTYHHTMFEMLGNWSFGDYFKKEALQWAWELLTEVYKLPKDRLYVSVFKGDEKDNLGKDQEAFEIWKSMISEDRILYGSKKDNFWEMGDTGPCGPCSEIHIDLRSEEEIAQVPGKDLVNNDHPQVVEIWNNVFMEFNRLADGSLVKLPAQHVDTGMGFERLCMAIQGKRSNYDTDVFQPLIQYIAKEAGVIYGANDKTDIAIRVMADHIRAIAFAITDGQLPSNNKAGYVIRRILRRAVRYGFTFLDFKKPFLYKLAEVLADQMAHVFPELKQQLGFVQRVIEEEENAFLRTLDNGLKRLDALEEKFRENNNTIDGKTAFELYDTFGFPLDLTALIAREKGLKVDEAGFTEEMEQQKNRSRNASATEQSDWVILQPDVVNEFVGYDCEVADSHIVRYRQVKTKNKSEYHLVLDQTPFYAESGGQVGDTGYLISDTEQVEVLDTKKENDLTLHITSKLPQNIEAAFRSNIDVDRRNYIRKNHSATHLLHAALRKVLGDHVQQRGSLVNEKLLRFDFSHFAKVEDAQLREVEHLVNERIRQSIPLEELRNTPIADAKGMGATALFGEKYGEFVRVIAFDREHSVELCGGTHVYNTGQIGYFKIVSESSVAAGVRRIEAVTAAVAEDYVQQQLNELQAVREVVGTQSNLSGAVQKLQEDYKALQKQLEQYELKQLGSLKDNLVQQAQALDGVNFVAEQVEVSNADYLKKLAFDIRQVVDNLVLVLAAEIDGKPQIAVMLSDNVVADKNLNATQLVRELAKEIKGGGGGQPFYATAGGKDTAGLPAVPGKALELLKKSLNA